Proteins found in one candidate division KSB1 bacterium genomic segment:
- a CDS encoding mandelate racemase/muconate lactonizing enzyme family protein — translation MNRRTWLKSLGAGAAVGTFGGLLKDDSLEAVQNNVRRASEPSQLKITDLRVVRMGPGNWRRYVIRIDTNQDISGYGEIRDGASPTYALFLKSRILGENPCNIDKIFRKLKQFGGHARQAGGVVSIEMACWDLAGKAWGVPCWQMLGGKFRDKIRLYADTPSSNDAVEMGKRLKARIEAGFTFLKMDIGIGLLKGTEGTLSAPSGMPDTSTVMHPFTGIRITEKGLKIFQDYAATIRDIVGWDIPIAVDHFGHFPLEDCIKIAQALDQFNFAWYEDMIPWQFTDQYVKLRQSCKTPILTGEDIYLKEGFMDLFEKKAIAICHPDLATAGGLLETKKIGDLAMEHGIAMALHMAGSPITLFASVHAAAATENFMVCEHHSVDDDWYDKLVTGVEKPIINKGFVTVPNGPGLGIELVEEEIKKHLRGQDKYFAPTDEWNEERSWDRLWSKRPLRNSILVG, via the coding sequence ATGAATCGCAGAACCTGGCTCAAATCCCTCGGCGCCGGTGCGGCCGTCGGCACATTCGGCGGGCTGCTCAAAGACGACAGCCTGGAAGCGGTGCAAAACAACGTCCGCCGCGCTTCAGAACCCTCGCAGCTCAAAATTACCGATTTGCGCGTCGTGCGCATGGGTCCGGGAAATTGGCGACGCTACGTCATCCGCATCGACACCAATCAGGACATCTCCGGCTACGGTGAAATCCGTGACGGCGCCAGTCCGACTTATGCTCTGTTTTTAAAGAGCCGCATTCTGGGCGAAAACCCCTGCAACATCGACAAAATTTTCCGTAAACTCAAACAGTTCGGCGGCCACGCGCGCCAAGCCGGCGGCGTGGTTTCGATCGAAATGGCCTGCTGGGATTTGGCGGGCAAAGCGTGGGGCGTACCCTGCTGGCAGATGCTCGGCGGCAAATTCCGCGACAAGATTCGATTGTATGCCGACACGCCGTCGTCGAACGATGCTGTTGAAATGGGTAAGCGCCTCAAAGCCCGCATCGAAGCCGGATTTACGTTTCTGAAAATGGACATCGGCATCGGCCTGCTCAAAGGCACCGAAGGAACGCTCAGCGCGCCGAGCGGCATGCCCGACACCTCGACCGTCATGCATCCGTTCACCGGCATCCGCATTACCGAGAAGGGACTGAAAATCTTTCAGGACTATGCAGCTACCATACGCGACATTGTGGGATGGGATATCCCAATCGCCGTTGATCATTTCGGCCATTTTCCGCTCGAAGACTGCATCAAAATTGCCCAAGCGCTCGATCAGTTCAATTTCGCATGGTACGAGGACATGATTCCGTGGCAGTTCACTGATCAGTACGTCAAGCTGCGCCAGAGCTGCAAAACGCCAATTCTCACCGGCGAAGATATTTATCTCAAAGAAGGCTTTATGGACCTGTTCGAAAAAAAGGCAATCGCTATTTGCCACCCCGATTTGGCGACGGCCGGCGGTCTGCTGGAGACCAAAAAGATCGGCGACTTGGCTATGGAACACGGCATCGCCATGGCGCTGCACATGGCGGGGAGTCCGATTACCCTGTTTGCCTCGGTGCACGCTGCGGCAGCCACCGAAAACTTTATGGTCTGCGAACACCACAGCGTGGATGACGATTGGTACGACAAGCTGGTCACCGGTGTCGAAAAGCCGATTATCAACAAGGGCTTTGTGACGGTTCCAAACGGGCCTGGATTGGGAATCGAACTGGTGGAAGAGGAAATCAAAAAACATTTGCGCGGTCAGGATAAATATTTTGCTCCGACCGACGAGTGGAACGAAGAGCGCTCCTGGGACCGGCTGTGGAGCAAGCGTCCGTTGCGCAACAGCATTTTAGTCGGCTGA